The following coding sequences lie in one Anoplolepis gracilipes chromosome 4, ASM4749672v1, whole genome shotgun sequence genomic window:
- the LOC140665064 gene encoding adipokinetic hormone/corazonin-related peptide receptor variant I-like isoform X3 — protein sequence MVTDEVIILNDMENTIQLNDTESEEGLKCNDTAELPNELRFNDGHLVTIVTYSILMVISAAGNITVLIMTIIKKRKSKSRIHTLIMHLSIADLLVTFLMMPLEIGWSITVSWEAGDAMCRIMAFFRMFGLYLSSFVIVCISIDRYYAVMRPLQILDVYRRGKIMLMLAWIGSVLCSLPQMLVFHLETHPNYNCYTQCITFNFFPSYVHEVSYTLFGMLIMYWFPLIVIFYTYSSIFMEICRRSKEKSEDKIRRSSSGFLSRARVRTLKMTITIIAVFIICWTPYYVMSVWYWFDRPTAQKVDERIQRALFFFACTNSSMNPIIYGIFNIRQRNKAPMRAPTIETRLTPLSLSVKLLD from the exons ATGGTTACAGATGAAGTAATAATCCTCAACGATATGGAGAACACGATACAGTTGAACGATACCGAGAGTGAGGAGGGTCTCAAGTGCAACGACACGGCGGAATTGCCGAATGAATTGCGTTTCAACGACGGTCACCTTGTAACGATAGTCACTTACAGCATTCTAATGGTAATATCGGCCGCTGGGAACATTACCGTGCTGATAATGACCATAATAAAGAAGCGAAAGTCCAAGTCTCGTATACACACCCTCATAATGCATTTGTCGATCGCTGACCTCCTT GTGACGTTCTTAATGATGCCGCTTGAAATCGGATGGTCGATAACAGTATCGTGGGAAGCCGGAGACGCGATGTGTCGTATAATGGCTTTCTTCAGGATGTTCGGCCTATACCTTTCATCCTTTGTAATAGTTTGCATAAGTATAGACAG ATATTACGCTGTGATGCGACCTCTCCAGATACTGGACGTTTATAGGAGAGGAAAAATAATGCTTATGCTCGCGTGGATTGGCTCCGTACTGTGTTCTTTGCCGCAG ATGTTGGTGTTTCATCTCGAGACGCATCCGAATTACAATTGTTACACTCAATGTATAACTTTCAACTTCTTCCCGTCGTACGTGCACGAAGTTTCCTACACTTTGTTCGGCATGTTGATCATGTATTGGTTCCCACTTATCGTAATATTCTACACTTACAGCAGTATTTTCATGGAGATCTGTCGTAGGTCCAAAGAGAAAAGCGAAG ATAAAATACGTCGTTCCTCGAGCGGTTTCCTAAGTCGAGCGCGGGTACGCACTTTAAAAATGACGATAACCATTATCGCCGTATTCATTATCTGTTGGACTCCTTACTATGTGATGAGTGTTTG GTACTGGTTCGATCGACCGACAGCCCAGAAGGTCGACGAACGCATTCAGAGGGCCCTCTTCTTCTTCGCGTGTACCAATTCCAGCATGAATCCCATCATCTACGGCATTTTCAACATACGTCAGAGAAATAaa